The following coding sequences are from one Aliarcobacter skirrowii CCUG 10374 window:
- the hslV gene encoding ATP-dependent protease subunit HslV, which produces MFHATTILAYKGKNKAVIGGDGQVSFGNTVLKGNATKIRTLYQGKILAGFAGSTADAFNLFDMFESHLEACKGDLLKSVIAFSKEWRKDKYLRRLEAMMIVLNKEKIFILSGNGDVVEPEDGEIASIGSGGNFAISAARALAKHSQLDEEELVKESLMIAGELCIYTNQNIKILKLED; this is translated from the coding sequence ATGTTTCACGCAACAACGATTTTAGCCTACAAAGGTAAAAATAAAGCAGTAATTGGTGGAGATGGACAAGTATCCTTTGGAAATACGGTTTTAAAAGGAAATGCTACAAAGATTAGAACTTTGTATCAAGGAAAAATCCTAGCTGGTTTTGCAGGAAGCACTGCTGATGCTTTTAATCTTTTTGATATGTTTGAGTCTCATTTAGAGGCTTGTAAAGGTGATTTACTAAAATCAGTAATTGCATTTTCAAAAGAGTGGAGAAAAGATAAATACTTGCGAAGACTTGAAGCTATGATGATAGTTTTAAACAAAGAGAAAATATTTATTTTAAGTGGAAATGGTGATGTTGTTGAACCTGAAGATGGAGAGATTGCAAGTATAGGAAGTGGTGGAAATTTTGCAATATCTGCTGCTAGAGCACTAGCAAAACATTCACAACTTGATGAAGAAGAGTTAGTAAAAGAGTCACTTATGATTGCAGGAGAGCTTTGTATTTATACAAATCAAAATATAAAAATATTAAAGTTAGAGGATTAA
- the hslU gene encoding HslU--HslV peptidase ATPase subunit, with amino-acid sequence MDMTPKQIVEYLDDYIIGQKDAKKTIALALRNRYRRMKLDPQLQEEVMPKNILMIGSTGVGKTEIARRMAKMMSLPFVKVEASKYTEVGFVGRDVESMIRDLVYEGINLVTREYEEKIKDKIDDEVTKKIIEKLVPPLPETASDSAKESFIKTYNLMEKKLLSGELDDKKIEIELPKKAHVEILDSNIPFDMSSMQESLNKMLGSLNKEKIKKEVTIKDAKILLRGVASEGLLDSEAIKIEALKRCENGGIIFIDEIDKIASSKKNNGQDPSKEGVQRDLLPIVEGSSVHTKFGQIKTDHILFIAAGAFHVSKPSDLIPELQGRFPLRVELESLDEDSLYKILTNTKNSLLKQYKALLAVEDVELEFSDDAIKAFAKYSVLANEKTEDIGARRLHTVIEKVIEDISFDADSKKGTKVVVNSNLVEEKLEKIVENEDSTRYIL; translated from the coding sequence ATGGATATGACACCAAAGCAGATTGTTGAATATTTAGATGATTATATTATTGGGCAAAAAGATGCTAAAAAAACTATTGCATTAGCTTTAAGAAATAGATATAGAAGAATGAAACTAGATCCACAACTTCAAGAAGAGGTTATGCCAAAAAATATTCTTATGATTGGAAGTACAGGAGTTGGTAAGACTGAAATTGCTAGAAGAATGGCAAAAATGATGAGTCTTCCTTTTGTAAAAGTTGAAGCTAGTAAATACACAGAAGTTGGATTTGTAGGTCGTGATGTTGAGTCTATGATTAGAGATTTAGTTTATGAAGGAATTAATCTAGTAACTCGTGAGTACGAAGAGAAGATAAAAGATAAAATTGATGATGAGGTAACTAAAAAGATAATTGAGAAGTTAGTTCCTCCTCTTCCTGAAACAGCAAGCGATAGTGCAAAAGAGTCATTTATAAAAACTTACAATTTAATGGAAAAAAAACTTTTAAGTGGTGAGTTAGATGATAAAAAAATAGAGATAGAACTTCCTAAAAAAGCTCATGTAGAGATACTTGACTCAAATATTCCTTTTGATATGAGCTCTATGCAAGAGAGTCTTAATAAAATGCTTGGAAGTTTAAATAAAGAGAAAATCAAAAAAGAGGTAACTATAAAAGATGCCAAAATTCTTTTAAGAGGAGTTGCTAGTGAAGGACTACTTGATAGTGAAGCTATAAAAATAGAGGCCTTAAAAAGATGTGAAAATGGTGGAATTATATTTATTGATGAGATAGATAAAATAGCTAGTAGTAAAAAGAACAATGGACAAGATCCATCAAAAGAGGGTGTTCAAAGAGATTTACTTCCAATTGTTGAAGGAAGTAGTGTTCATACAAAATTTGGTCAAATAAAAACTGATCATATTTTATTTATTGCTGCTGGGGCTTTCCATGTATCAAAACCAAGTGATTTAATACCTGAACTTCAAGGAAGATTTCCACTAAGAGTTGAGTTAGAATCTTTAGATGAGGACTCTTTATATAAGATTTTAACAAATACAAAAAATTCACTTTTAAAGCAATATAAGGCACTTTTGGCTGTTGAAGATGTTGAGTTAGAGTTTAGTGATGATGCTATTAAAGCTTTTGCTAAATATAGTGTATTAGCAAATGAAAAAACTGAAGATATAGGTGCTAGAAGACTTCACACAGTAATTGAAAAAGTTATTGAAGATATATCTTTTGATGCTGATAGTAAAAAAGGTACAAAAGTTGTTGTAAATAGTAATTTAGTAGAGGAAAAATTAGAAAAAATTGTTGAAAATGAAGATTCTACAAGATATATTTTGTAG
- a CDS encoding TatD family hydrolase, giving the protein MDTHCHLDNEAYLSDIDGVIKNALEAGVKAFLIPGADFETLPRAIELSEKYKEVFFAVGTHPYDIDSYDEKIIEKYVNHPKCIAIGECGLDYYRLPDDEFEKEENIKRQKEVFISQIELSKKYQKPLIIHIREASNDSRLILEKYASSELGGVLHCFNASAHLLPLANMNFYFGIGGVITFKNAKKLVEILPLIPQDKLIIETDAPYLTPHPHRGVRNEPYYTTYIVKKMAELLNLDENYIEDLTTKNAKKLFKEFSSIN; this is encoded by the coding sequence ATAGATACTCATTGCCATCTTGACAACGAAGCTTATTTAAGTGATATAGATGGAGTTATAAAAAATGCACTGGAAGCTGGTGTTAAAGCCTTTTTAATTCCAGGTGCTGATTTTGAAACTCTTCCAAGAGCAATAGAACTTAGTGAAAAATATAAAGAGGTCTTTTTTGCTGTTGGAACTCACCCTTATGATATAGATAGTTATGATGAAAAAATTATTGAAAAATATGTAAATCATCCAAAATGTATTGCTATTGGAGAGTGTGGTTTAGATTATTATAGATTACCAGATGATGAGTTTGAAAAAGAAGAGAATATTAAAAGACAAAAAGAGGTATTTATATCTCAAATAGAGTTATCAAAAAAGTATCAAAAACCTTTAATTATTCATATTAGAGAAGCTTCAAATGATTCAAGATTGATTTTGGAAAAATATGCATCAAGTGAACTTGGTGGTGTTTTACACTGTTTTAATGCAAGTGCTCATCTTCTTCCTTTGGCAAATATGAATTTCTATTTTGGAATAGGTGGAGTGATAACCTTTAAAAATGCAAAAAAATTAGTTGAGATTTTACCTTTGATTCCACAAGATAAATTAATAATTGAAACAGATGCTCCATATTTAACACCACATCCGCATAGAGGTGTTAGAAATGAGCCATATTATACTACTTATATTGTAAAAAAGATGGCTGAACTTTTAAATTTAGATGAAAATTATATAGAAGATCTTACAACAAAAAATGCAAAAAAACTATTTAAAGAGTTTAGCAGTATAAATTAG
- a CDS encoding septal ring lytic transglycosylase RlpA family protein, which translates to MHLFKTYKITIILTIFIIIFFSSCSSVRSVNSDYTKKSSTKNINNSEAVQRATMRPYVVMGVRYHPAVPRMNEKHTGVASWYGPDFHAKKTSNGEIYNMYAMTAAHKTFPMNTIVKVENLENGKSTIVRINDRGPFVKDRIIDLSNKAAHDIDMVKKGTAKVRLTVLGFNGRIGDTNAPNPDFSVGYVPPSKPAVDYVEPNNKVNKVAQNGKVSLQVGAFSLEDGAIFTKNEYKKRFSNRNIDYVESDGIYRVYIKGFKSRVEAENFKNQNGLNSAVIRE; encoded by the coding sequence TTGCATCTTTTTAAAACATATAAAATAACAATAATTTTAACAATATTTATAATAATATTTTTTAGCTCTTGTAGTAGCGTAAGAAGTGTAAATAGTGATTACACAAAAAAATCATCTACAAAAAATATAAATAATAGTGAAGCTGTACAAAGAGCAACAATGCGTCCTTATGTAGTTATGGGCGTAAGATATCATCCAGCAGTTCCAAGAATGAATGAAAAACATACAGGCGTTGCATCTTGGTATGGACCCGATTTTCATGCTAAAAAGACTTCAAATGGTGAAATTTATAATATGTATGCAATGACAGCAGCTCATAAAACTTTTCCTATGAATACAATTGTAAAAGTAGAAAATTTAGAAAATGGAAAAAGTACAATAGTAAGAATAAATGATAGAGGACCTTTTGTAAAAGATAGAATAATTGATTTATCAAATAAAGCTGCTCATGATATTGATATGGTTAAAAAAGGAACAGCTAAAGTTAGACTTACAGTTTTAGGTTTTAATGGAAGAATTGGAGATACAAATGCTCCAAATCCTGATTTTAGTGTAGGTTATGTTCCTCCTTCAAAACCAGCGGTTGATTATGTTGAACCAAATAATAAAGTAAATAAAGTAGCTCAAAATGGTAAAGTATCACTTCAAGTTGGTGCGTTTAGTTTAGAAGATGGTGCTATTTTTACAAAAAATGAGTACAAAAAAAGATTTTCAAATAGAAATATAGATTATGTAGAGAGCGATGGAATTTATAGAGTTTATATAAAAGGTTTTAAATCAAGAGTTGAAGCAGAAAATTTTAAAAATCAAAATGGCTTAAATAGTGCAGTTATAAGAGAGTAA
- the hisB gene encoding imidazoleglycerol-phosphate dehydratase HisB, protein MVEIKRDTKETQIECSLTLDGCGKFSINTGVGFFDHMLEALSKHSGIDINLECKGDLHIDSHHTVEDCGIVLGQALKKAIFPIQAVERYGNATVVMDEAATTCALDLSNRPFLVYEVNISGKVGEFDVELVEEFFHALSGNAGITLHLIQDRGRNKHHIIEATFKSFAVALRRALVKNEKLGIPSTKGVL, encoded by the coding sequence ATGGTAGAGATAAAAAGAGATACAAAAGAGACACAAATAGAGTGTAGTTTAACTTTAGATGGTTGTGGAAAATTTTCTATAAATACAGGTGTTGGTTTTTTTGACCATATGCTTGAAGCTTTAAGTAAACATAGTGGGATTGATATAAATTTAGAGTGTAAAGGTGATTTACATATTGATTCTCACCATACAGTTGAAGATTGTGGAATAGTCTTAGGACAAGCTTTGAAAAAAGCAATTTTCCCTATACAAGCAGTTGAGAGATATGGAAATGCAACAGTTGTTATGGATGAAGCAGCAACTACATGTGCTTTGGATTTATCAAATAGACCTTTTTTGGTTTATGAAGTAAATATAAGTGGAAAAGTTGGAGAGTTTGATGTTGAGTTAGTAGAGGAGTTTTTCCATGCTTTAAGTGGAAATGCTGGAATTACTCTTCATTTAATACAAGACAGAGGAAGAAATAAACACCATATTATTGAAGCAACATTTAAATCTTTTGCAGTTGCATTAAGACGAGCTTTAGTAAAAAATGAAAAACTTGGAATTCCTAGCACAAAAGGTGTTTTATGA
- a CDS encoding KdsC family phosphatase — MIELLVFDVDGTLTNGDITYSSSLEEFKTFNVNDGFAIVFWTKHLGKKAAIITGRESKIVEYRANELKIEYLYQNVKDKLEVLDEILKKENLNYNQVAAIGDDLNDLKMLKKAGLSFAPQNAHELVKDSVNVVCKKSGGSGAAREMIEYILKEENLEEEFLNLWL, encoded by the coding sequence ATGATAGAACTTTTGGTTTTTGATGTTGATGGAACTTTAACAAATGGTGATATAACATATTCAAGTAGCCTTGAAGAGTTTAAAACATTTAATGTAAATGATGGTTTTGCAATAGTTTTTTGGACAAAACATTTAGGAAAAAAAGCTGCAATTATTACAGGACGAGAGTCAAAGATTGTTGAGTATAGAGCAAATGAGTTAAAAATAGAGTATCTATACCAAAATGTAAAAGATAAATTAGAAGTTCTTGATGAGATATTAAAAAAAGAGAATTTAAACTACAATCAAGTTGCTGCTATTGGTGATGATTTAAATGATTTAAAGATGTTAAAAAAAGCTGGTTTATCTTTTGCCCCACAAAATGCACATGAGCTTGTAAAAGATAGTGTAAATGTAGTTTGCAAAAAAAGTGGTGGAAGTGGAGCAGCAAGAGAGATGATTGAGTATATTTTAAAAGAGGAGAATCTTGAAGAGGAGTTTTTAAATTTATGGCTTTAA
- the lptC gene encoding LPS export ABC transporter periplasmic protein LptC: MALKLFFFISLILSLLFYYLPIESSVSGNEKENRPIFIFENPVMYTLDEMGVSKKIISTQAVRYKNKDEIYFANIEIFNKDSKKNYYKDSLKAEFIEKKGEKYYLANSVKFKRDNFIEFNTDELYFDNIKKIARNKAPFNALYYENFYSGTNLYFDINKNYIKSRRTQFIIEKN; this comes from the coding sequence ATGGCTTTAAAACTCTTCTTCTTTATATCACTAATTTTAAGTTTGTTATTTTACTACTTACCTATAGAGAGTTCTGTAAGTGGTAATGAAAAAGAGAATAGACCAATTTTTATTTTTGAAAATCCAGTAATGTACACTTTAGATGAGATGGGAGTTAGTAAAAAGATTATTTCAACACAAGCTGTTAGATATAAAAATAAAGATGAGATATATTTTGCAAATATTGAGATATTTAATAAAGATAGTAAAAAAAATTATTATAAAGATAGTTTAAAAGCAGAGTTTATAGAGAAAAAAGGTGAGAAGTATTATTTAGCAAATAGTGTAAAGTTTAAAAGAGATAATTTTATAGAGTTTAATACAGATGAGTTATACTTTGATAATATTAAAAAGATAGCAAGAAATAAAGCTCCTTTTAATGCACTTTATTATGAAAATTTTTATAGTGGAACAAATTTATATTTTGATATTAATAAAAACTATATAAAATCACGAAGAACACAATTTATAATTGAAAAAAATTAG
- a CDS encoding LptA/OstA family protein — protein MRIFLILILAISTLIAKNEKLTIDAVYFQAEDSRNVATFEINVKIQMGEDRLNAQKLELFFEIDKDTNKKVVSKYEATKKADFEIYSNGKLYKGSGDKIIYEPKKDEYNIIGNAFLHEVNEDRKVYGDHIYINQLNGEARVKGNEKKPVRFILNIDNKEKQKEE, from the coding sequence ATGAGAATTTTTTTAATATTAATTTTAGCAATCTCAACTTTAATAGCAAAAAATGAAAAACTAACAATTGATGCAGTATATTTTCAGGCAGAAGATAGTAGAAATGTAGCAACTTTTGAAATAAATGTAAAAATACAAATGGGTGAAGATAGATTAAATGCACAAAAACTTGAGCTATTTTTTGAAATTGATAAAGATACAAATAAAAAAGTCGTTTCAAAATATGAAGCAACAAAAAAGGCTGATTTTGAGATATATTCAAATGGAAAGCTTTATAAAGGTAGTGGCGATAAAATTATTTATGAACCAAAAAAAGATGAATATAATATTATAGGAAATGCTTTTTTACATGAAGTAAACGAAGATAGAAAAGTATATGGAGATCATATTTATATAAACCAATTAAATGGTGAAGCTAGAGTAAAAGGTAATGAAAAAAAACCTGTTAGATTTATACTAAATATTGATAATAAAGAAAAACAAAAGGAAGAGTAG
- the yihA gene encoding ribosome biogenesis GTP-binding protein YihA/YsxC: MNLIDAKFLQSAQSLNDSPPPSVAEVAFLGRSNVGKSSILNSLTNQRNLAKSSSTPGKTQLINYFEIKFKTISEETPYVYARFVDLPGFGYAKVAKSLKAAWNRNLTEYLEQRPNLQIFVHLIDSRHPNLEIDKNVDEFLKSIKRGDQIIINAFTKIDKLNSSELGILKRDNPDGIFLSNLKKKGIIDLQNKITEYLFGN, translated from the coding sequence ATGAATTTAATAGATGCAAAATTTTTGCAATCAGCACAAAGCTTAAATGATTCACCCCCACCATCAGTTGCAGAGGTTGCATTTTTAGGAAGATCAAATGTAGGTAAATCTTCAATTTTAAACTCACTTACAAATCAAAGAAATCTTGCAAAATCATCATCAACTCCAGGTAAGACTCAACTTATAAACTATTTTGAGATTAAATTTAAAACAATAAGTGAAGAGACACCTTATGTTTATGCTAGATTTGTAGATTTGCCAGGTTTTGGTTATGCAAAAGTAGCAAAGAGTTTAAAAGCTGCTTGGAATAGAAATTTAACTGAATATTTAGAACAAAGACCAAATCTTCAAATATTTGTACACTTAATAGATTCAAGGCATCCAAATCTTGAGATTGATAAAAATGTTGATGAGTTTTTAAAAAGTATTAAAAGAGGTGATCAAATTATTATAAATGCTTTTACAAAAATAGATAAGTTAAATAGTAGTGAATTGGGAATTTTAAAAAGAGATAATCCTGATGGAATATTTTTATCTAATTTAAAGAAAAAAGGTATAATTGATCTTCAAAATAAAATTACGGAGTATCTGTTTGGAAATTAG